Genomic DNA from Gammaproteobacteria bacterium:
GCGATAGACGCGCCCTTCGGTTGCTACCCGGCTCCCTCCGGTGCCTTGGACACGATCACCATGGCGGGCCGCAGCAACCGGCCATTCAGTGTGTAACCCTTCTGCATCACGGCGCTGACCGTATTGGGCGGCAACGAGGCATTTTCCTGTGCTGTCATCGCCTGATGGAACTCGGGATCGAACGCCTCGCCCTGCGGGTCGATCTCCTCGATATCGAATTTTTCCATCGCTTGCGTCAGCATTTTCAACGTCATCTCCATGCCTTCGCGCAGCTTTGCCGCATCCGCCTCCTCGTGGGCGTGACCCAGGCCAAGCTCGAGGCTATCCCGAACGTTCAGGAGTTCCGAGGCGAACTTCTCGAGTCCGTACCTGTGTGCCTTTTCCAGATCGCGATCACTTCGCTTGCGGAAGTTATCGAAGTCCGCCTGCGCACGAATCAGCTTCTGCCAGGTGTCCTCGGCGCGGCCGCGTGCATCCTCGAGTTCCACCCGCAACTGTTCGATGTCGACCTCTTCGGGTTCCTCCGGGGTCTGATCCCCGTTCGCTTTCGGGTCCTCACCCGGTTGGATCTTGTCCTCGTCTCCCATTCTTGAGCTTTCAGGCATTTTTCAGTTTTACCCCTCTTGCAACCTGTGAATGCGAATCCTTTGGCGTGCCGGCGAAAAGCCTCCGACGTCGCGACTCCGACGGACCCGCGGATCCCTGAACCGTCTCCGGAACCGATATGGGGGTCACTCCCTAAGTTTCAATGCCGACCCCAGCAATCGAGCGGTAATATCGACCAACGGCACGACTCTTTCATACGCCATTCGGGTCGGACCGACGACGGCCAACACACCGACCACGTCCTCCCCGACCATATAGGGGGCAGAGACGACACTGCACTCGTTCAACGGCTTGTAGTCGGATTCGTGCCCGATGAATATCTGCACTCCGTCGGCGTGGATGCACTTGTCCAGCAGCGCGATGATGTCCCGCTTGCGGTTGAACGCCTCGAACAGGCGCCTCAACTTGTTCATATCGCACAGATCACCATAGCGCATCAGCTCGGTCTGTCCCGCGACGATGTAGTCTTCCCGCTCCTTCGATACCGTGGAAAACACCTTCTCCCCGAGTTCCACCGCCGCCTCCATCAACCGGTTCATGTCCCGGCGGACACCGTCCATCTCCTCGATGAGCCCCTGGCGGACCGCCTGCAGATCCTTGCCGGCGTAACGCTCGTTGAGATAGTTTGCGACCTGCTCCAGTTCCGATGCGGTATAGGGTCGATCGAGCTTGATGATCAGGTTCTGCACCTCCTGCCGGTTTGTCACCAGGATCACCAGTGTACGACCATCTGACATTTCCAGAAACTCGATTCGACGCAGCACCGCACGTTCCGAGCGTGGCACGGTCACGATCCCCGCCAGATGCGAGATGCCGGAGATCAGACTCGAAGCGGTCTCCACCAGGTCGTGGTGACTGAGCGACGGGTCCAGACCCTCTTTCAACTCCGCGATGGTTTCTTGCCGCAGGGGGCGCACCTTCAGCATTCGGTCCACGAAGGTTCGGTAGCCCAGGGTGGTAGGAACCCGGCCCGCCGAGGTGTGGGGCGAATGGACCAGCCCCATCTCCGCCAGGTCCGCCATGACGTTACGAACCGTTGCGGGACTGACATCCAGCCCGGCGGCCCGCGCAAGAGAGCGTGAACCCACGGGCTGCCCAGCCCTGATGTAACTCTCAACCAGGACCTTCAACAACTGCTCCTCTCGCTCTGTCAGCGGAATCTGATCTGTCGGGTCAATCGGCATGGCGGCGCCTGTTTTTTCGCGCGGCATACCTTAGCACTCTTGCCGCGCGGGTGCTAACCCTCGGTGTCGACAGGCCGTACTCCCGCACCCCCGGTTTGGAGACACGTTGGCAGGTCACGGGTGACATGCTAGTTTTAAGTGAGCGACCAACCCCCCACCCGCGGGATCGACACGCCAGGACCGCCCCGGCGAACCGGTGCCGTCCGGAGAAACGGCAACAATGACCGGCACTCATTCCACCCCCGCCTTCAAGACCATCGGTGTAATCACCAAGCCCGGCGATCAGCGTCTGGCGGACACGGTTCAGGGCCTGCTTAGCCACCTGCGTTCCCATCAGGTAAAGGTACTGGTCGACGAATCGGCCGCCGAACTGCTGGGTCCCGTAGCCTGTCCGGTTCACCCACGCTCGCGACTCGTCTCGGAATGCGACCTCGCCGTTGTCGTCGGGGGAGACGGCACCCTGCTGCACGCGGCCCGCAGCCTGCTCGACGCCTCGGTCCCCATGGTCGGCATCAATCGGGGCCGACTGGGATTTCTTGCCGATATTTCGCCCGAGGACATGACCGAGCGGATCGACGAGATCCTGGCCGGACGCTACAACGAGGACCGGCGCTTCATGCTTCAGGGCCAGGTGTTTCGCGCCGACGACTGCCTGATGCGAAGCGATGCATTCAACGATGTCGTCGTACACGCTCACGGCATGGTGCGCATGATCGAGTTCGATACGATGATCGACGGGCGTTTCATGAACTCCCAGCTCGCCGATGGTCTGGTCATCTCGACACCGACGGGTTCCACCGCCTACGCCCTGTCCGGGGGAGGGCCGGTCGTCTACCCGACGCTCGAGGCGATCTGTCTGGTGCCCATCTGTCCGCATACCCTGGGCAACCGCCCGATTGTCGTCCATTCCAGGAGCCGGATCGAGATCAGGATCCGCCCCCATAACTCGGTCCCCGCCCTGGTCTCGTTCGACGGACAGGTCAACCATGAGCTCGAGCCGGAAGACCGCATCGTCATCACCCGCAGGGAAAGGCAGCTCCGACTCATTCAGCCGCCCGACTTCGACTATTTCCAGATCCTGCGGGCGAAACTCAAGTGGAGCGAGAGACCCTGACACGACACTGCCCAGACCATGCTGACTCGCATTCACCTGCGTGATTTCGCCGTCGCCGCGGATATCGAGATCTCACTGAATCCCGGGATGAACGTCCTCACCGGCGAGACCGGTGCTGGTAAGTCGATACTGGTCGATGCGCTCGGACTGCTGCTCGGAGACCGCGCCGAGCGCAGCGTCGTACGGCACGGCGCCTCACGGGCGGAGCTGGCGCTGGAGGTCGATCTCACGGACCTGTCCGCGGTAGGTCGATGGCTCGAGCGACAGGATCTGGACAACGGCGGCGAGTGCCTGTTGCGTAGGATCGTGTCCGGCGAAGGACGTTCGCGGGGTTACGTCAATGGCTCGCCCGTCCCGCTGGCGACCCTGCGTGAGCTGGGAGAGCAACTGGTCGACATTCATGGCCAGCATGTCCATCAATCCCTGTTGAGGAGCGACGTGCAGCGCGAGCTGCTCGACAGTCACGCCGGAAACGACGTGCTGGTCCGCGAGTTCTCCGCCGACTACCGGCGCTGGCGGGAACTTTCCCGGGGGCTCGCCTCGCGGGAGGAGAACGAACATGAACTGACCGGGCGCAGGACGCTCCTGCAGTACCAGGTACAGGAACTCGCTGACCTGAATCCGGGAACCGACGAGTACGAGTCGCTGGACGCCGAGCAGCGCCGTCTGGCCCATGTCGAATCGCTGCGGAACGGCCTGTGGAATATGTCCCATTCCCTCTACGAGAACGAGGAGGACTCGATCTACGGATCCCTGGCCGGACTGGTCTCGACACTGGAGGGCCTCCTGCCTTTCGATCCCGGCCTTGAGTCTCTGAGCGGTGGGTTCTCTGAAATCCTGGACCAGACCCGGGAACTGGCCTCCGAACTGCGTCGGCACCTGGAGGGTCTGGAGTCAGATCCCGCCCGGCTCGCTATTGTCGATGAACGCCTCGCCGCGATACACGATCTCGCCCGAAAACACCGGGTCGCACCCGAGGAGCTGGCATCGCATCTCGATCGAATGCGCACCGATCTCACCGCGCTCGAAACCACGGGGCGATCCCTGCCGGCGCTGCGCCAGGAGCTGCACGAACTGGAAACATTGTTATGGGAGCGTTGCCGGGTGCTGAGCTCCAGGCGCAGCGAAACGGCGCGGACACTCGGTAAGGACGTCACCCAAGCCATGCAGGCGCTCGGATTGAAAGGCGGCGAGCTGCAGATCGAGTCCCGCGCCCTGGACAGGAAGCGCATGTCGGCGAGCGGTTGCGATCAGGTGGAATTCCTGGTGCGCACCAACCCCGGCATGCAGGCCGGTCCCATGAACCGGATCGTTTCCGGAGGAGAGCTGTCGCGCCTGAGCCTCGCTATCCAAATGGTCGCGGCCCGCGACCTGAAGATACCGACGCTGGTATTCGACGAGGTAGACGCCGGCATCGGCGGTGCGGTCGCGGAGACGGTGGGACAACAACTGCGCTCGTTAGGCGAACAGCGGCAGGTCCTCTGCGTCACGCACCTGCCGCAGGTCGCCGCACAGGCGCACCACCACTACCGGGTCAGCAAGACAGAGAACGGTGGATCGGCCGTTTCCCGCATTCAGGCCCTGAACGAATCGCAGCGAGTCGAGGAACTGGCGCGCATG
This window encodes:
- a CDS encoding NAD(+) kinase — its product is MTGTHSTPAFKTIGVITKPGDQRLADTVQGLLSHLRSHQVKVLVDESAAELLGPVACPVHPRSRLVSECDLAVVVGGDGTLLHAARSLLDASVPMVGINRGRLGFLADISPEDMTERIDEILAGRYNEDRRFMLQGQVFRADDCLMRSDAFNDVVVHAHGMVRMIEFDTMIDGRFMNSQLADGLVISTPTGSTAYALSGGGPVVYPTLEAICLVPICPHTLGNRPIVVHSRSRIEIRIRPHNSVPALVSFDGQVNHELEPEDRIVITRRERQLRLIQPPDFDYFQILRAKLKWSERP
- the grpE gene encoding nucleotide exchange factor GrpE; this encodes MPESSRMGDEDKIQPGEDPKANGDQTPEEPEEVDIEQLRVELEDARGRAEDTWQKLIRAQADFDNFRKRSDRDLEKAHRYGLEKFASELLNVRDSLELGLGHAHEEADAAKLREGMEMTLKMLTQAMEKFDIEEIDPQGEAFDPEFHQAMTAQENASLPPNTVSAVMQKGYTLNGRLLRPAMVIVSKAPEGAG
- the hrcA gene encoding heat-inducible transcriptional repressor HrcA, with amino-acid sequence MPREKTGAAMPIDPTDQIPLTEREEQLLKVLVESYIRAGQPVGSRSLARAAGLDVSPATVRNVMADLAEMGLVHSPHTSAGRVPTTLGYRTFVDRMLKVRPLRQETIAELKEGLDPSLSHHDLVETASSLISGISHLAGIVTVPRSERAVLRRIEFLEMSDGRTLVILVTNRQEVQNLIIKLDRPYTASELEQVANYLNERYAGKDLQAVRQGLIEEMDGVRRDMNRLMEAAVELGEKVFSTVSKEREDYIVAGQTELMRYGDLCDMNKLRRLFEAFNRKRDIIALLDKCIHADGVQIFIGHESDYKPLNECSVVSAPYMVGEDVVGVLAVVGPTRMAYERVVPLVDITARLLGSALKLRE
- the recN gene encoding DNA repair protein RecN produces the protein MLTRIHLRDFAVAADIEISLNPGMNVLTGETGAGKSILVDALGLLLGDRAERSVVRHGASRAELALEVDLTDLSAVGRWLERQDLDNGGECLLRRIVSGEGRSRGYVNGSPVPLATLRELGEQLVDIHGQHVHQSLLRSDVQRELLDSHAGNDVLVREFSADYRRWRELSRGLASREENEHELTGRRTLLQYQVQELADLNPGTDEYESLDAEQRRLAHVESLRNGLWNMSHSLYENEEDSIYGSLAGLVSTLEGLLPFDPGLESLSGGFSEILDQTRELASELRRHLEGLESDPARLAIVDERLAAIHDLARKHRVAPEELASHLDRMRTDLTALETTGRSLPALRQELHELETLLWERCRVLSSRRSETARTLGKDVTQAMQALGLKGGELQIESRALDRKRMSASGCDQVEFLVRTNPGMQAGPMNRIVSGGELSRLSLAIQMVAARDLKIPTLVFDEVDAGIGGAVAETVGQQLRSLGEQRQVLCVTHLPQVAAQAHHHYRVSKTENGGSAVSRIQALNESQRVEELARMLGGLRVTPQTRAHAAEMLSKP